CGGATCCGGTAGTGACGCGGCGGCATGAGGGGGAACTCCTCTCCAGGACGATACACTCGGAGGTCGATGTCCCTAGCCTAGGCGCCTGGCGGGTCCCGGTCATCACACCAAGGTAGTAGCCCCGGAAAATTCCGGGGCTACTACCGGCGCAAGGGGATCAGACCAGAAAGAGCGAGCGCGCCCGAGCTGCCGCCTGGGTGCGGTTGGAGCACCCGAGCTTGCTCATGAGGTTGCTGTTGTGTTTCTTGACGGTGTTGAGCTCGATGCCGAGCCGCAGCGCGATCGCCTGGTTACTGAGCCCCTCGGCGATGAGCCGCAGCACGCCGAGCTCGCGATCGCTGAGCGGCTCGACCAGCACCGCGTCCGCGCGTCCTGTCGCCTTCGCGCTCCCGTGCGGGCCGAAGCGGGAGAGCAGCTCGAGGGCATAGGCCCGCGCCGCCTCGGACGGCAAGCGAGGAGCGTGCTTCTTGAGGAGGCCTGCCACGGCGTCGCCCTCGTCGAGGAAGACGCGGACGAAGCCCTCGGGCGCCGCGAGGGCGAGAGCCCGGTCCAGCACGGCCAGAGCGCCGTCTCGCCCCCCCTGCCGATCCAGCAGCAGCGCGCGGAGCACCAGGGCGCGCAGCAAGAGGGGCAGCTGGGACAGGGCGGCGGCGTTCTCCTCGACGCGATCGAGCCACAGGGAGGCCTCGGCCGAATCGCCCGCCGCCAGGTGAATCCGCGCGACGGCCACCCCCTCGTTCTGGAGCGACCAGTTCAGGTAGTCGTCCTCGTGCGGCGCGCGAGCCTGCGCCCAGCGCAGGGCCTCGGCGCGCCCCTCGGCGCCCCGGGTGAGGGCGAAGAGGGCCCGGCGCATGGAAAGCGTCGACTCCAGCTGGGTGACGAAGGTCCGGACGCCGGCCTGGCGCATGAGGGCAAGGCCTCGCTCCAGGACGGCGACGGCCTCGGCCAGGTCCCCCTGGGAGTTCCTGAGGCGCCCCAGGTTCAGGTAGCCGTTCAGGGCCGCGTCGAGCATCTCCTCGCCGAAGCCCACCCCCTCCAGCAAGGCCTGCTCAGCGCGCTCGAAGTCGCTCCACTCGCGCATCAGCTCGCCGAAGCCGACCAGCGCGAAGCTCATCGCGGTGGTGTTGCGCAGGCCCTGCGCCTCGGCGTAGTCGAAGACCGTCTCGTAGAGGCGGTGGGCATCCTTCAATCGCCCGGTGTGGACGAAGAGCATGGCCTCCAGGCTCATGGACGCGATCAGGTAGTAGGCGGCGCCGAAGCGCCGGCTCAAGGCGGTAAGCTCCTCGTAGACGGCCACCGCGAGCTCGGTCTGGCAAGCGAAGTGATGGGCCAAAGCCAGGTTGAGCAATCCGAGCATCCGCCAGCCCGCATCCTCGGGAGCGAGCGCGGCCAAGGCCTCGCGGGACAGGCGGATCGCTCCGCTCAGATCCCGCCGAACCCGGGTGAGGTAGGCCCTCAAGACCTGGGCCTGGGCCAGGAGGCGCGAATCGCCATCCTCCTTCAGCCGGTTCTCGATGCGATCCACCAGGGCGGAAAGCCGCTCGGTTTGCCCGGCGGATCGCAACGCCTGGGCCCTGATGAGGTCGAGCCGGGGCCGCTGGGCGAGAACCTCGTCGGGCAAGGCGGCGAGCCAGCCTTGCAGCCTTGCCAGCTGGCCGCGCTGGAACTGCGCGTGACCGGCCTCGATGAGATCGGCCGCCCGGTCGTAATCTTCCCCCGCCAGGGAGTGTTGGATGGCGTCGTAGCTCTCTGCGCGCCCGGCGAACCAGGCCGCCGCGCGCCGGTGGAGGACCCCGGCATGCCCCGGCTTCCGCAAGGCCAGCAGGTGGCGCAGCATGTCGGCGAAGAGGTGGTGGTAACGGTACCAGCGCCGCGCCTCGTCGAGCGGCACCAGGAAGAGGTTCGCCTGCTCCAGGCGCGCGAGCATGGCCTGGCCGTGGCGCCCCGTGGTCACGGCCTCGCAGAGCGCGGCGTCGAAGCGATCGAGGATGGAGGTCTCCAGCAGGAACTCCTGCACGTCGGGGGCCTGGTGCGCCAGCGACTCCTCAACCAGGTAGTCGAGGATGTAGCGGTGGCGGCCATCGAAGCGCGAGACGAACGCGTGGCGATCCGCCAGGCCCTGCATGGAGAGTGCCGCGAGCTGCAGGCCCGCGACCCACCCCTCCGTGCTGGCTGCGAGCGAGGCCACGTCCGAGGCCGAGAGCGAGAGGGCCATGACCCGATTGAGGTAGGCGTCCGCCGTCTGGGGCGTGAAGCGCAGGTCATCCGCGCGGAGCTCGGACAGCTCGCCCCTCGCGCGCATCCGCGCCAGGGCGAAGGGGGGATCGGCGCGCGTGATGAGGACGAGATGGACCTGCGGCGGCAGGTTCTCGATGAAGAGGCTCATCCCCTCGAGCAAGGACTGCCCGGTGACCGCGTGGAAGTCGTCCAGGACGAGCACCAGCGGATCCGGGGAGGACCCCAGGGAGTTCAGAAGGGTGAGGATCACGTCCCTGATGGGCGGATCCGGTCGCTGCATCAGCTCGAGCGCCGGCGCGATCGCGCCGGGCGCGACCCGCTCGAACGCGGCGAGGACGTGCCGCCAGAAGCGCGGCGGCGCATCGTCGTCCGGCTCCAGGGAGAGCCAAGCCGTATGGGGGCGGCGGGCGCTCGCGTCGAGCCACTCGGCCACCAGGCTCGTCTTGCCGAAGCCCGCCGGGGCCGACAGCAGCGTCAGGCGCGCCGAGAGGCCCGCCTCGAACCTCGACGCCAGGTCGGGCCGGGGCACGGCCTTGAGGTTGCGGCGCGGGGCGAACAGCTTGGTGGCGAGAATCGGAGCGCTCAATTTCCCGCCAAGACGGCCAAGAGGGCGATCGCAGCGGGCAATCCCTGGATCCAGAGGATGGTTCGCTTGACGGTGACGGCCCCGAAGGCCCCGGCCACCCCCACGCAGCAGAGGAAGAAGACGGCGAGCGACCTGGCCATTCCCGGGTCGGAAGCGATCAGCGCCCAGACCAGGCCGGCGGCGAGGAAGCCGTTGTAAAGGCCCTGGTTGGCGGCGAGCGGTGCGGTCAAGGCCGCATCATGCTCGGAAAGGCCGAAGACCTTGCGGCCGAGCGGCCGGCGCCAGAACACGGCCTCGAGCAGGAGGAACCCCAGGTGCTCGAGGGCGACCAGGCCGATCAGGATCTCCGCGAGCATGGTCCCTTCCTCGGGCTAGGCATCCGGCGAGGGCTTCTTGCCCTTGAAGAGGTCGCCCAGCTTGTCGACCCCCTGCCTGAGGTTGAGCGCGAACCAGTCCAGGGTAGCGTCGATCCCCTTCATCGCCGTGCGCGCGGCCAGCTCGGCGCCCTCCACCGGGTGCGACAGGGCATAGCCCAGCTTGCGGTCGGTGTCGCCCGCTTGCTGATCGTTGCGGCGCGCGTAGAAGAGGGACAGCTCGACCACCAGGCCGCCGAGGGCCATGGGCAGGAGCATCGGGGCGAAGGCCGCGCTCACCGTCGCCAGGAAGAGCCCCGCGCTCGAGACGATGCTGCCCACGGCGAGCGCCCGGGTAGTGGTGGAGGACTCCTTGGCCTTGAAGACGTCGTAACCGATCCAGACGGAGTTGGCCAGGGCCGCCACGTTGAGGAAGGGCAGGGCCTTGCCCAGGCCCCGGAAGATGCTTCCAACGGGGGTCTTCATCAGCCAATCCACGCCGCGGCCGAGGGCCTTGACCGTCGGGGCGAGGGTCCTGGATCGAGCGGCGAACGTCCCGATGCTGCTCCAGGCCGCGATGAGCTCCTTGCCGAGGGTGATCCCGCCCTGGGCGTGGGTGGCGAGATCCAGGGCGGACTTGGTCTTCTTGACGGGCGAGGCGACCGGCGAGGTGAGGGTCTCGACCTCCTTGGCGGCGGCCTGGGCCTTGTCCTTGAGCTTCTTGTCACCCTTGGCGAGCATGACCACGTCGGCGACGACCGCGAGAGGGGCGAGGGCGGCAGGGGCGTTCTCGAGGACAGCCTTGG
This is a stretch of genomic DNA from Pantanalinema sp.. It encodes these proteins:
- a CDS encoding LuxR C-terminal-related transcriptional regulator, whose translation is MSAPILATKLFAPRRNLKAVPRPDLASRFEAGLSARLTLLSAPAGFGKTSLVAEWLDASARRPHTAWLSLEPDDDAPPRFWRHVLAAFERVAPGAIAPALELMQRPDPPIRDVILTLLNSLGSSPDPLVLVLDDFHAVTGQSLLEGMSLFIENLPPQVHLVLITRADPPFALARMRARGELSELRADDLRFTPQTADAYLNRVMALSLSASDVASLAASTEGWVAGLQLAALSMQGLADRHAFVSRFDGRHRYILDYLVEESLAHQAPDVQEFLLETSILDRFDAALCEAVTTGRHGQAMLARLEQANLFLVPLDEARRWYRYHHLFADMLRHLLALRKPGHAGVLHRRAAAWFAGRAESYDAIQHSLAGEDYDRAADLIEAGHAQFQRGQLARLQGWLAALPDEVLAQRPRLDLIRAQALRSAGQTERLSALVDRIENRLKEDGDSRLLAQAQVLRAYLTRVRRDLSGAIRLSREALAALAPEDAGWRMLGLLNLALAHHFACQTELAVAVYEELTALSRRFGAAYYLIASMSLEAMLFVHTGRLKDAHRLYETVFDYAEAQGLRNTTAMSFALVGFGELMREWSDFERAEQALLEGVGFGEEMLDAALNGYLNLGRLRNSQGDLAEAVAVLERGLALMRQAGVRTFVTQLESTLSMRRALFALTRGAEGRAEALRWAQARAPHEDDYLNWSLQNEGVAVARIHLAAGDSAEASLWLDRVEENAAALSQLPLLLRALVLRALLLDRQGGRDGALAVLDRALALAAPEGFVRVFLDEGDAVAGLLKKHAPRLPSEAARAYALELLSRFGPHGSAKATGRADAVLVEPLSDRELGVLRLIAEGLSNQAIALRLGIELNTVKKHNSNLMSKLGCSNRTQAAARARSLFLV
- a CDS encoding DUF1304 domain-containing protein, whose translation is MLAEILIGLVALEHLGFLLLEAVFWRRPLGRKVFGLSEHDAALTAPLAANQGLYNGFLAAGLVWALIASDPGMARSLAVFFLCCVGVAGAFGAVTVKRTILWIQGLPAAIALLAVLAGN